GCCACTGCCTGGACCCGGCCGCACGACGGTGACCGGGCGGGGCCGACGACGAACCGACCGGACAGGCCACTGGCCGGACCCGACCGCAGGACGGTGAGGGGACGGGGCCGACGGCGATCCCGCGGGACGGGCCGCTGGGTGGACCCGGTCGCGGGACGGTGAGGGGCGAGGCCGACGGCGAACCGGCGAGACGGGTTCGCCGGCCGGACCCGGCCACAGGACGGTGACCGGACGGGGCCGACGACCAACCGACCGGACAGGCCACTGGCCGGACCCTGCCGCAGGACGGTGACCGGGCGAGGCCGACGACGAACCGACCGGACAGGCCACTGGCCGGACCCGACCGCAGGACGGTGAGGGGACGGGGCCGACGGCGATCCCGCGGGACAGGCCGCTGGCCGGACCCAGCCGCAGGACGGTGACCGGGCGAGGCCGACGGCGATCCGACGGGACAGGCCGCTGGCCGGACCCGGCCGCGGGGTGAGGCCGGCGGCGGACGGGCGGGGCCGGTGCCGGCGCAGGGCCGGCGGCTGCCGGGAGCGGCCGGGCAGGCCGGGGGCGGCGGGCAGCCGGGCCGCGTTCAGTGGGCTTCGTAGGCCGCCCGCAGGGCGTCCCGTACCGCGGCCAGGGCCTCCGGCTCGCCGAGGCCGAGCCGCCGCACCCGTTCCACGTACGCCTGGGCGGCCAGCGCGGCCTCGCGCTCGGCGGCCGAGCCGGCGGCGGCCACGAACGTCCCGTTGCGCCCGCGGGTCTCGATCACCCCGTCGCCCTCCAGGGCGCGGTACGCCTTGGCCACCGTGTTCACCGCGAGCCCCAGCGACTCCGCCAGCCCCCGCACGGTCGGCAGCCGGTAGCCCACCGGCAGCACGCCGGACCGCGCCTGCTCGGAGATCTGCGCCCGCACCTGCTCGTACGGGGGCGCGCTGTCATCGATACGGATCTTCAGGCTCACAGGGCCGATTGTCCCGCACCCGGGAGAAAATGAGAGGCACCCACGACAGGTCCGCCCGTACGGTGCCTCCTCATGACCGTGATCGTGCGTGATCTCGACCCCGACGTCCCGGCCGACACCGAGGGCTACGCCCGGGTCCGGCAACTCGCCCTGCCCTACATCCTGTTCACGGCCGACTCGGTGCGTCACCTCGCGACCCGCGGCCATCCGGACGCCCACCTCCGCACGCTCGTCGCGGTCGAGGACGGCGAGGTGATCGGCGCGGCCGGGGCGTCCCTGGCGCACGACGCCGCGGAGCCGGGCCAGGGGCTCCTGACCGTCTACGTGCGCCCGGACCGGGTCGGCCGGGGGGCCGGCCGGCTGCTGGCCCGGGTGGGCGAGGAGCACCTCGCCACCGTCGGGGCGACGCGGCTGTACACCTGGGTCCTCGACGAGCCCGCCGACCGCGCCTTCGCCGAGCGGCACGGCTACACGGAGGGCCGCCCCGCGCACTTCCTCCGCCTCGACCTGGCGCACCGCGCACTGCCGCCGCTCCCGGAGGTCCCGCCGGGCGTCGAACTGCGCACGGCCGCCGACTTCGCCGGCGATCCGCGTCCGGTGTTCGAGCTGGAGGCGGAGACGGTGTCGGACGAGCCCGGCATGGTGCCCGTGCGGCTGACGGACTACGCGGCCTGGCTGGCGGAGACCTGGCGGCATCCGCTGCTGGACCACGACCTGACCGTGCTGGTGGTCGTCGACGGCCGTCCCGTCGCGCTCAGCATGGCCTGCACCGACGGCGCCACCCGCTACTCCACGTCGATGACCGGCACCGCCCGGCCGCACCGCGGCCGCGGCCTGGCCAAGCTGGCCAAGATCCACTCCCTGTACCGGGCCCGTGCCGCCGGGATCACCGAGGCCTTCACGGGCAACGACGCCGGGAACGACCCCATGATCGCGATCAACAAGTGGCTCGGGTACGAGATCTGCGCCACGGAGGTGCGCCATGTCCGCGAACTCGGCTGAACCGGCGGCCCGGGTGGAGGTCGTGCTGGTCAAGGGCGGCCGTACGAAGATCCGTTACGCGGCGGAGCTGCTGCGCGACGACGGCGTCCACGTCCTCGTCCGCGCTCCGTGGGCGGGTGAGGGCGTGCGCGACTTCGGCTTCGTGCGCTTCGAGCCGGGCGACGTGTTCTTCGAGCACTACTGGCGGGACCGCTGGTACTCGGTGAAGGAGGTCCGGGCCGGGGACGGCACCGTCAAGGGCTGGTACTGCGACATCGCCCGTCCGGCCGCCCTGTCCGGCGGCCGGCTGGTGGTGGAGGACCTCGACCTGGACCTGTGGCGGTCCGCCGACGGCGCGGACGTGCGGCGGCTGGACGAGGACGAGTTCGCCGAGAGCGGGCTCGCCGAGGCCGACCCCCGGGCCGCGGCGGCCGCCGTGGCGGCCCTGGACCAGCTGGAGGCGCTGGCCCGCGAGGGCGGCTTCGAGGACCTGTTGGCCTGAGGCCGCCGGCACCCCGCTCCGCCCCGGCGGCCCCTCCGCCCCGCCCCGCTTTTTCGTCCCTCCGTCCGGCCGCGCCTCGCCCGGCGTCCGTCCGGCTAGACCCCCGCCACCACCGCGTACCGCTCGTCGTCCACCGTCCTCCCCCACAGCAGGGGGTCGTCGGACAGTCGCTCGACGCGCACCCGCCGGGCGACGGGCTCCAGGAGCGCGGTGAGGCGGGCGGCGGGTATGCCGACGGGGCTGAGCGTGCCCCAGACGCCCTCGACGAGCACGAACCGGCCCCCCGGGCGCAGCAGGGTCCGCCAGTGGCGCAGGACGCGTGCGGGCTCGGGCAGGGTCCACAGCACGTGCCGGACCAGGACGACGTCGTGCCGCCCCTCCGGCACCGGCGGGGCGGCCGCCTCGCCGGACAGGACCTGCGCGTCCTGTCCGGCGAGCTTGGCGCG
Above is a genomic segment from Streptomyces collinus Tu 365 containing:
- a CDS encoding GntR family transcriptional regulator; translated protein: MSLKIRIDDSAPPYEQVRAQISEQARSGVLPVGYRLPTVRGLAESLGLAVNTVAKAYRALEGDGVIETRGRNGTFVAAAGSAAEREAALAAQAYVERVRRLGLGEPEALAAVRDALRAAYEAH
- a CDS encoding GNAT family N-acetyltransferase, whose translation is MTVIVRDLDPDVPADTEGYARVRQLALPYILFTADSVRHLATRGHPDAHLRTLVAVEDGEVIGAAGASLAHDAAEPGQGLLTVYVRPDRVGRGAGRLLARVGEEHLATVGATRLYTWVLDEPADRAFAERHGYTEGRPAHFLRLDLAHRALPPLPEVPPGVELRTAADFAGDPRPVFELEAETVSDEPGMVPVRLTDYAAWLAETWRHPLLDHDLTVLVVVDGRPVALSMACTDGATRYSTSMTGTARPHRGRGLAKLAKIHSLYRARAAGITEAFTGNDAGNDPMIAINKWLGYEICATEVRHVRELG
- a CDS encoding DUF402 domain-containing protein → MSANSAEPAARVEVVLVKGGRTKIRYAAELLRDDGVHVLVRAPWAGEGVRDFGFVRFEPGDVFFEHYWRDRWYSVKEVRAGDGTVKGWYCDIARPAALSGGRLVVEDLDLDLWRSADGADVRRLDEDEFAESGLAEADPRAAAAAVAALDQLEALAREGGFEDLLA
- a CDS encoding class I SAM-dependent methyltransferase, encoding MTNERERTVAVGAGVDWDAAAAAFDDEPDHGLRAPEVRAAWAARLRSWLPAHPCHVLDLGCGTGSLSLLAAGQGHRVTAVDSSPAMVALARAKLAGQDAQVLSGEAAAPPVPEGRHDVVLVRHVLWTLPEPARVLRHWRTLLRPGGRFVLVEGVWGTLSPVGIPAARLTALLEPVARRVRVERLSDDPLLWGRTVDDERYAVVAGV